The following are encoded in a window of Impatiens glandulifera chromosome 5, dImpGla2.1, whole genome shotgun sequence genomic DNA:
- the LOC124939265 gene encoding cytochrome P450 76T24-like, with protein MDEGFSFKGITQAVQRVTIKLVSNTNQLKGKMDIIHLVLFSVLFILEEVSFPQVLLVCQSLEISFSLGRSSMHVSFTRLAKKYGPIMSLRLGSVTSVVVSSPEIAREILQKHDEVFCDRAIPDAAKGQANFHISMVWLPAGNRWRMLRQAIHNHLTHKHKLDSLVDLRHKAARELVEHVKNGEMSAVAIGNLAFATALNQMSNVCFSQNVGEYESKEIQGFMKAVKTIMHVGGKFNISDLFPWLTPLDPQGIRGKTKEAYDWLEARDDVFLNQRRDQIRNSNISSSSSIHDHDDLLHSFMDCGLKDPDFNTQQLKVLLIELMVAGSDSTSITAEWVMAKLLLNPDIMKKLRQEITEIVGTKGKIEEIDILNLPYLEAVIKETMRLRLAVPLLMPYKSKEEVEVNGYVIPRNTQTFINAWAIARDPSYWEVPEKFIPERFLNSTVDFKGQHFCFIPFGAGRRICPGMPVAHRMVSLIVASLVYHFDWKLPRDTTIDSLDMDDLFGITLPKVTPLLAVPTSIN; from the exons AAAGGAAAGATGGATATTATTCATTTGGTTCTTTTCTCTGTACTCTTTATCTTAGAAGAAGTAAGCTTCCCCCAGGTCCTCTTGGTCTGCCAATCTTTGGAAATCTCTTTCAG CTTGGGCCGAAGCTCCATGCATGTGTCGTTTACAAGACTAGCCAAAAAGTACGGACCAATAATGTCCCTACGGCTCGGTTCTGTTACATCGGTGGTTGTTTCTTCCCCGGAGATTGCCAGAGAGATTTTACAGAAGCATGACGAGGTTTTCTGTGACAGGGCAATACCAGACGCTGCAAAGGGCCAAGCTAATTTCCACATCTCCATGGTATGGCTTCCTGCCGGCAATAGGTGGCGGATGCTCCGGCAAGCAATACACAATCACTTAACACACAAACATAAGTTGGACTCTTTAGTGGACTTGCGGCATAAGGCTGCAAGAGAGCTGGTGGAACACGTGAAGAATGGAGAGATGTCTGCTGTGGCTATCGGAAACTTGGCTTTTGCCACTGCTCTTAACCAGATGTCAAATGTTTGCTTCTCGCAGAATGTTGGGGAGTATGAATCCAAGGAGATTCAG GGGTTTATGAAGGCCGTGAAGACAATTATGCATGTAGGGGGGAAGTTTAACATATCCGACTTGTTTCCTTGGCTCACGCCATTGGATCCTCAAGGCATTAGGGGGAAGACCAAAGAAGCTTATGATTGGCTTGAGGCAAGGGATGATGTCTTTCTCAATCAGAGGAGGGATCAGATTCGTAATTCaaacatttcttcttcttcttctatacATGACCATGATGATCTTTTGCATTCATTTATGGACTGTGGGCTTAAAGATCCGGATTTTAATACTCAACAACTCAAAGTCTTACTTATT GAGCTAATGGTAGCTGgatctgattcaacatcaatcACTGCAGAATGGGTAATGGCAAAACTTCTTTTGAATCCAGACATAATGAAAAAACTTCGCCAAGAGATAACCGAGATTGTGGGTACAAAGGGGAAGATAGAAGAAATAGACATCCTTAATCTACCATACTTAGAAGCTGTAATTAAGGAAACAATGAGGCTTAGGCTAGCAGTTCCATTGCTAATGCCTTACAAGTCCAAGGAAGAAGTTGAAGTTAATGGATATGTGATCCCAAGGAACACACAAACATTCATAAATGCATGGGCTATTGCTAGAGATCCAAGCTACTGGGAAGTCCCTGAGAAGTTCATACCGGAGAGATTTCTCAATTCAACAGTGGATTTTAAAGGGCAACATTTTTGTTTCATTCCATTTGGTGCTGGTCGTAGAATATGCCCAGGGATGCCCGTGGCTCATCGCATGGTGAGTCTTATAGTTGCTTCATTGGTTTATCACTTCGATTGGAAGCTTCCAAGAGATACCACAATAGATAGCCTAGACATGGATGATCTCTTTGGCATCACACTTCCAAAGGTCACACCTTTGCTTGCAGTGCCTACttctattaattaa
- the LOC124939266 gene encoding uncharacterized protein LOC124939266 has product MAENKVHPATIVSNIKACIPITLDYEGKQYNSWSTLFQLHCRANMMINHIQPLIVNPSVAVPAPTEAKKALTQRLDDIVRQWIYGTISNDLLNSILDPDDSAVDAWNRLHQFFLNNKSARALQFDAQFTNTKLAHFDGVKSYCAQLKTLADNLRNVGDKVSDNRMALQLLKGLSEEYKPFRTSVCHLNLLPSFDTLRSMLELEEHENAADLSIKSHVEAHITQSHLSSQKNADNSHYSSRGNNQRNGGNGRKTTKGKGSSSKGKGASSNQ; this is encoded by the coding sequence atGGCCGAAAACAAGGTTCATCCAGCCACCATTGTTTCCAACATTAAGGCGTGCATCCCTATCACCCTTGATTATGAAGGAAAACAATACAACAGTTGGTCCACCCTTTTTCAACTTCATTGCCGTGCTAATATGATGATCAACCATATTCAACCTCTAATAGTTAATCCTTCGGTCGCGGTTCCCGCTCCGACGGAAGCCAAAAAGGCTTTAACACAGAGACTTGATGACATTGTTCGTCAATGGATTTACGGGACCATTTCTAATGATCTCCTAAATTCCATCCTCGATCCTGATGACTCGGCAGTTGATGCTTGGAACAGATTGCATCAATTTTTTCTTAACAACAAATCTGCAAGAGCTTTGCAATTTGATGCGCAATTTACAAACACCAAGCTTGCTCATTTTGATGGTGTTAAGTCTTATTGCGCTCAGCTAAAAACTCTAGCTGATAATTTGAGGAATGTTGGAGATAAAGTCTCTGACAATCGAATGGCTCTACAACTTTTGAAAGGCCTCTCGGAGGAATATAAGCCCTTTCGAACGTCCGTTTGTCATCTTAACCTGTTGCCCTCTTTTGATACTCTTCGTTCAATGCTTGAATTAGAAGAACATGAGAATGCTGCTGATCTCTCTATTAAGTCTCATGTAGAGGCTCACATCACGCAATCCCATTTATCGTCCCAAAAAAATGCTGATAATTCCCATTATTCTTCTCGGGGTAATAATCAACGTAATGGTGGCAATGGCCGGAAAACCACCAAGGGAAAGGGCAGCTCCAGCAAGGGTAAGGGTGCCTCTAGCAATCAATAG